A portion of the Calliphora vicina chromosome 5, idCalVici1.1, whole genome shotgun sequence genome contains these proteins:
- the E(Pc) gene encoding uncharacterized protein E(Pc) isoform X2, whose amino-acid sequence MSKLSFRARALDPSKQMPIYLAEELPDLPEYSAINRAVPQMPSGMEKEEESEHHLQRAICTGLIIPTPEVYTTEQDFYDRNYPPNYRMPRQLIHMQPLGLEQDVPEYDMDSEDELWINQQRKRLDLTPLKFEQMMDRLEKSSGQTVVTLNEAKALLKQDDEVSIAVYDYWLNKRLKMQHPLILSVKTENRPGASSNNPYLAFRRRTEKMQTRKNRKNDETSYEKMLKLRRDLQRATTVLEMVKRREKTKREQLHLSIEIFEKRVQLKDFSGALLSELSATLKNARPAFAPLYANQYSHHSSSSGATPTAVVPSVASSAGGLNNVMGTTNLLTPASAADGLNSGSRKEKRQYKKRKHKVPRDKQQLHQQQQQHLQQQQQYLAGIGVIPASATTGAVLGGNVASGVGGLTGTATHPHLPLHLHHLHRQSSSPAPNESNIETEEEDLAHKIGSESEEEAPFAFRRKQGCDYLKTRTHTGNWPWEPKEDYGFGDSKYRYTLTSIRHPRPRCIGFARRRMGRGGRVMLDRVATNFDEFWSQLDYTVLETKTSDSTTTTSDTTTNKDTNKPASPPTVVDLVPPANIAANHIAGVPIASTANTTTSVNNTNTPAITIKKEIPEVIDRKHTNAEPNNAEDENVEDLEGLAECEYEFSDDENDLEDEFGVHIQRDRSYHSCVSMARKRRRRRRQQLQQMEKTKRRKINSTVEQKNMELVTRKLLYKLSQSLAVAEGGGPNDRVNNLLNHTAVALSSELRQEKVNGLNKEDPCLINASSNWPNHRCSSAVSVDNNKLVNNNNNSSFVSTFVSSFSSSSTLASVVGNINNNNSSSNVNKNISNGSRSSSCSLSDKTNVIKTEVHDVENDETNINRPSSIAAPGDSMTRVIKQELIDSSAASIGSADDSNEPLSSIQKLNTTSTADIMEDEENVNLAQLSNLIKIKKEVVDEADKLLLRRSSRLLHTTSRPGSDDEDEEVSCFNQMADVIRVKHLKRNRSTPCPSEGLKGVNILIEDMARADDDELSMQGGLSPTSSQRLDICNELLSEIRRDWLHFRPKTPTETEKEDSYWGLNMDYKLSSPLVDWSQHTPIAVEMVRETLEVDENHKSSARLWKTDSDNASSAFISSAFKYEDLEADTQLLQNSYLSDLTRGGSKSPEANNSAACLDLNFSGDSLNDINLLGDGDDADMLDNILQEVQIDDIKTLNQATNFWNGILDGENVDAEVDGDVEVAAGLLDGIDDTKKGDRSMGGKKVAKLKGGKKSCALLAPVGSSTFNCSPLEKEIVTDETFFKKDEPKRVVEEIEAEVAIKSEPIEVKETKSNVVVGVHPRITNIQQPQLVPMTPLIMTSSVNTLNLNSHRELMQVDHQQHNTTATPTPMIITQTLQQQHTHQPQIQQQQQQQQQQQHLVAHSTPVQVVGNAISLNQNESLVVQQNQQHHQIQTTSTSNHPSTAPHPTQTQQPQQHQQQQQQLTTIQVLQQPTTQQIRNVTVQQLHQLQLQQQQQRKLQQLQQQKLLLQRDLVNTSSAPVLAQYVPTSSVTTAATIMRQPTLTPIGASSVNNAGGQMIYTTSSGEMIAAGSQKIYLQKAPVSVTSGTQGVNIINTSSGQQLTVQNIAGVQHISSAAGGNGSTSTGPLIVTTSARNAVQQLSQQQQQQLVGQATQQIVWRQIGSTNVTTTPAGMLTGTTNADGTVAGTGNKIVWTSRPAQKRQLNGPDSTDINKLLLNRKFSQRKIVQQQPQLLQHQQLQQQQQQQQTQDDDMSSGNVTMSGQDATTTTSVTYNTQQHHQQHQQQQQIQKLPGGKVIKMPSFPLLVSEVNLQQHQQQQQQQQQQLQQKHNTAAAIAANHNYSLQPTAAIITSQASQQGNKIYLTTSSSGGAATNFTITNASELQTAAQKLQQTNNSNLKLNFVATNPQQQGLQHQQQTQQQTVVLNKATMQQQHQLLPQQLIQQTGKLKRERILNIIGAAQVDGNTNSTSGVATSVGSSTGDNNKRVLYTSLLNVKPLQKNNAGQMQVQIGPQGMTHAVLRSRIANNQAIFANMRTVPVATVSAASNNSHNNTTSAGAGTATLQVVSQSTQLNSNITSHTTSHLGATLNTLSNNNNSDGNFHMQQHSSSSSSSLGGDLNSSSTSLHTSLSHSASDLKSANNVLNMENVSSIVSGLNNSNSAASVNSSSSSNGSSANINNTTTLMANSNNIQTTNNNNNSTTTTINR is encoded by the exons GAGCATCATTTGCAAAGAGCAATATGTACGGGTCTTATTATACCAACGCCAGAAGTCTATACCACCGAACAAGATTTCTATGATAGAAATTATCCACCCAATTATCGTATGCCGCGACAATTGATACATATGCAGC cGCTTGGTTTGGAACAAGATGTACCCGAATATGATATGGATAGTGAAGATGAGTTGTGGATAAATCAACAACGAAAACGTCTAGATCTAACACCATTAAAATTCGAACAAATGATGGACCGTTTAGAGAAGAGTTCGGGCCAGACAGTGGTTACACTAAATGAGGCAAAAGCGCTGCTCAAACAGGACGATGAGGTCAGCATAGCCGTGTACGACTACTGGCTGAATAAACGCCTGAAAATG CAACATCCATTGATACTATCTGTTAAAACCGAGAATCGACCGGGAGCCTCATCAAATAATCCGTACTTAGCTTTTCGCAGACGCACTGAAAAAATGCAAACGCGAAAGAATCGTAAAAATGATGAGACTTCCTACGAGAAAATGCTCAAGTTGAG gcGTGATTTACAAAGAGCCACAACGGTTTTAGAGATGGTTAAGAGACGTGAGAAAACCAAGCGTGAACAACTGCATTTGTCCATAGAAATCTTTGAGAAGCGTGTGCAACTTAAAGACTTTAGCGGAGCTTTACTCTCAGAGCTCAGTGCAACACTTAAAAATGCTAG ACCTGCCTTTGCTCCTCTGTATGCTAATCAATACTCGCATCATTCATCCTCTTCGGGGGCTACCCCCACTGCTGTGGTACCAAGTGTGGCATCCTCGGCAGGCGGTTTAAATAATGTAATGGGTACGACAAACTTGCTTACACCAGCTTCAGCAG CTGATGGACTAAACTCGGGTAGTCGCAAAGAGAAACGACAGTATAAGAAACGCAAGCATAAAGTACCGCGTGATAAGCAACAACTgcatcaacagcaacaacaacacttacaacagcaacaacagtaTTTAGCTGGCATTGGTGTCATACCAGCGTCAGCCACCACGGGAGCTGTTTTAGGTGGAAATGTTGCTAGTGGTGTTGGTGGTCTGACTGGTACTGCAACGCATCCACATCTGCCACTTCATTTGCATCACCTGCATCGTCAAAGTTCATCGCCAGCGCCAAATGAATCAAATATCGAGACCGAGGAAGAAGATTTAGCGCACAAAATCGGTTCGGAGAGTGAGGAAGAGGCTCCATTTgcatttagaagaaaacaagGCTGCGATTATTTGAAG ACGAGAACCCATACTGGCAATTGGCCTTGGGAACCTAAAGAGGATTATGGCTTTGGTGACTCTAAATATCGTTACACACTCACCTCTATCAGGCATCCAAG ACCACGTTGTATTGGATTTGCTCGAAGGCGTATGGGTCGTGGTGGACGTGTAATGCTCGATCGTGTAGCAACGAATTTTGATGAGTTCTGGTCTCAACTTGATTACACAGTTCTAGAAACGAAAACAAGCGATTCCACAACCACCACCTCCGATACAACGACTAATAAGGATACAAATAAACCCGCCTCACCACCCACGGTTGTTGATCTGGTGCCGCCAGCAAATATAGCAGCAAACCATATTGCAGGAGTACCGATAGCATCAACAGCCAACACAACAACATctgtaaataatacaaatacacCCGCCATAACAATTAAGAAGGAAATCCCTGAAGTCATAGATCGCAAACATACCAACGCCGAACCAAACAATGCCGAAGATGAAAATGTTGAGGATTTGGAAGGCTTAGCAGAATGTGAATATGAATTTTCAGATGATGAAAATGATTTGGAGGACGAATTTGGTGTGCACATACAACGGGATCGCAGTTATCATTCGTGTGTATCGATGGCCAGAAAACGTCGACGCCGAAGAAGACAACAACTGCAGCAAATGGAGAAGACAAAACGACGTAAAATCAATTCGACAGTGGAGCAGAAGAATATGGAATTGGTTACGCGAAAATTGCTGTACAAGTTGTCACAATCTTTGGCGGTAGCAGAGGGTGGCGGTCCAAATGATCGTGTAAATAACTTGTTGAACCATACAGCAGTCGCCCTCAGCTCGGAACTAAGGCAAGAAAAAGTTAATGGTTTGAATAAGGAAGATCCATGTTTGATAAATGCATCCAGCAATTGGCCAAATCATCGTTGTTCTTCTGCCGTCTCTGTAGATAACAATAAACttgttaacaataataataattcctCATTCGTTTCCACATTCGTCTCCTCCTTTTCATCCTCATCGACGTTGGCGAGTGTTGTTGGcaacattaacaacaacaatagtagtagtaatgttaataaaaacattagTAATGGTAGTAGAAGTAGTAGTTGTAGCTTAAGTGACAAAACCAATGTGATAAAAACCGAAGTTCATGATGTAGAGAACGATGAAACAAACATCAATCGGCCGTCTTCTATAGCTGCACCTGGAGACTCGATGACAAGGGTTATAAAGCAAGAACTTATAGATTCTTCGGCAGCTTCCATAGGCTCGGCAGACGATTCGAATGAACCTTTGAGTAGTATACAAAAATTGAACACTACTTCGACAGCCGATATAATGGAGGATGAAGAGAATGTTAATCTGGCTCAATTGAGTAATCTAATAAAGATTAAGAAGGAAGTGGTTGATGAGGCCGACAAGTTACTGTTGAGAAGAAGCAGTCGACTTCTACACACTACATCTAGGCCAGGCAGTGATGATGAGGATGAAGAAGTGTCCTGTTTCAACCAAATGGCCGACGTTATTAGAGTGAAACATTTGAAGAGGAACAGATCAACACCCTGCCCTAGTGAGGGTTTGAAGggtgtaaatattttaatagaagaTATGGCCCGGGCCGACGATGACGAATTGTCTATGCAGGGCGGTCTTTCACCCACTTCATCACAACGCTTGGATATTTGCAATGAACTGTTGTCGGAAATACGTCGAGATTGGCTGCACTTTCGTCCCAAAACCCCCACAGAGACCGAAAAGGAAGATAGCTACTGGGGCTTGAATATGGATTACAAGCTAAGCTCCCCCTTAGTCGATTGGTCACAACACACTCCTATAGCTGTAGAAATGGTTAGAGAAACATTGGAGGTTGATGAAAACCACAAGTCGTCGGCTCGTTTGTGGAAAACAGATTCGGATAACGCCAGCTCAGCATTTATTAGTTCAGCCTTTAAGTACGAAGATTTAGAAGCCGATACTCAATTGTTACAAAACTCCTATTTGTCAGATTTGACGCGAGGTGGTAGTAAAAGTCCAGAAGCAAATAATAGTGCGGCTTGTTTGGATCTGAATTTCAGCGGGGATTCATTGAATGATATTAATCTTCTTGGTGATGGCGATGACGCCGATATGTTGGACAACATTCTGCAAGAAGTTCAAATCGATGATATTAAGACTCTAAATCAGGCCACTAACTTCTGGAATGGTATTTTGGACGGCGAGAATGTAGACGCCGAGGTCGATGGTGATGTTGAAGTTGCAGCCGGGCTGCTGGACGGCATCGATGACACGAAAAAAGGTGATAGATCAATGGGTGGAAAGAAGGTTGCCAAATTAAAAGGTGGCAAAAAATCATGCGCCCTCTTAGCTCCAGTAGGTAGTTCCACATTCAATTGTTCTCCtctagaaaaagaaattgttacAGATGAAACATTCTTTAAGAAAGATGAGCCCAAACGAGTGGTCGAAGAAATCGAAGCAGAAGTGGCGATAAAATCTGAACCCATAGAGGTAAAAGAAACCAAATCCAATGTTGTTGTTGGGGTTCATCCAAGAATAACTAATATTCAACAACCGCAGCTGGTGCCAATGACACCGCTGATAATGACTTCGTCCGTTAATACACTTAATTTAAATTCTCATCGCGAATTAATGCAGGTTGACCACCAACAACACAACACTACCGCCACTCCTACACCAATGATTATTACACAAACACTGCAGCAGCAACATACACATCAACCTCAAattcaacaacaacagcagcagcaacaacaacaacaacatttagtTGCTCATTCCACACCAGTACAAGTAGTTGGAAATGCTATTTCATTAAATCAAAATGAATCGTTGGTAGTACAgcaaaatcaacaacatcatcagATACAAACAACTTCTACGTCGAATCATCCCTCTACTGCACCTCATCCCACACAAACCCAACAACCACAgcaacatcagcagcagcagcaacaacttaCCACGATCCAAGTGTTACAACAACCGACTACACAACAAATTCGCAATGTTACCGTACAGCAGCTACACCAACTGCAgttgcaacagcaacaacagcgtAAGTTGCAGCAACTTCAGCAACAAAAACTGCTCTTGCAACGAGATCTCGTCAATACATCCAGCGCTCCAGTCTTAGCCCAATACGTCCCAACATCATCGGTCACAACAGCAGCCACAATAATGCGCCAACCCACACTAACCCCAATCGGTGCATCGTCTGTGAATAATGCTGGCGGACAAATGATTTATACAACATCATCCGGTGAAATGATAGCGGCCGGTTCCCAAAAGATTTACCTACAAAAGGCTCCCGTTTCCGTTACTTCAGGCACTCAGGGTGTTAATATCATTAATACAAGTAGTGGTCAACAATTAACAGTACAAAATATTGCCGGTGTTCAACACATAAGTTCGGCAGCGGGCGGCAATGGTTCGACTTCGACTGGACCCTTAATCGTTACGACTTCAGCACGTAATGCCGTTCAGCAATTGtctcaacaacagcagcaacaactggTCGGTCAGGCTACGCAACAAATTGTTTGGCGGCAAATAGGTTCAACAAATGTTACGACCACTCCGGCTGGTATGTTAACGGGAACCACCAACGCCGATGGTACGGTTGCCGGAACGggtaataaaattgtttggaCAAGTCGACCGGCACAGAAGAGGCAGCTAAATGGTCCCGATAGCACAG ACATCAACAAGTTGCTATTAAATCGTAAATTTTCACAACGAAAAATTGTACAACAACAACCGCAATTGCTGCAACATCAAcaattgcaacaacaacaacagcagcagcaaactCAAGATGATGACATGTCCAGTGGAAATGTAACAATGAGTGGACAGGATGCTACAACAACTACTTCTGTAACGTATAATACACAACAACACCACCAGCAGcaccagcaacaacagcaaatcCAAAAACTACCTGGtggaaaagttattaaaatgccCTCCTTCCCTCTACTAGTCTCTGAAGTCAATCTgcagcaacatcaacaacagcagcaacaacagcagcagcagctgcaGCAAAAGCATAATACAGCTGCTGCCATAGCAGCTAATCATAATTACAGCTTACAACCAACGGCGGCAATAATAACATCGCAAGCCTCACAACAGggcaataaaatatatttaaccaCAAGTTCTAGTGGAGGAGCAGCCACAAATTTCACAATTACAAATGCTTCAGAATTGCAGACGGCAGCACAAAAACTACAACagacaaataattcaaatttgaaattaaattttgttgccaCAAATCCGCAACAACAGGGCCTGCAGCACCAACAGCAAACTCAGCAACAGACAGTGGTATTAAATAAAGCTACCATGCAGCAACAACACCAACTATTGCCCCAACAATTGATACAACAAACGGGCAAATTGAAAAGGGAacgaatattaaatattatagggGCCGCACAAGTGGACGGCAACACAAACAGTACGTCTGGGGTGGCCACCTCGGTGGGCTCCAGTACGGGTGATAACAACAAAAGAGTATTGTATACCAGTTTGTTGAATGTAAAACCGTTGCAAAAGAATAATGCTGGCCAAATGCAGGTACAAATTGGTCCTCAAGGTATGACTCATGCTGTTTTACGTAGCCGCATAGCCAACAATCAGGCCATATTCGCCAATATGCGAACAGTGCCCGTTGCTACCGTCTCAGCGGCAAGTAATAACAGCCACAACAATACAACATCAGCGGGAGCTGGAACTGCCACACTGCAAGTTGTTTCACAGTCCACGCAACTAAATTCAAATATCACCTCCCACACAACCAGCCACCTGGGCGCCACTCTAAATACgcttagtaataataataacagcGATGGTAATTTCCACATGCAACAGCACTCCTCGTCGTCATCTTCATCGCTGGGAGGAGACTTAAATTCATCATCCACTTCACTTCATACATCCCTCAGTCATTCTGCTAGTGATCTTAAATCCGCcaacaatgttttaaatatggaaaatgTATCATCAATCGTTAGTGGCCTAAATAATTCAAATAGTGCAGCATCGGTAAATAGTAGCTCTTCATCAAATGGTTCTTCCGCCAACATCAACAACACAACGACATTAATGgcaaattcaaataatattcaaaccacaaacaacaacaacaacagcactaCCACGACAATCAATAGGTGA